A genomic stretch from Argiope bruennichi chromosome 2, qqArgBrue1.1, whole genome shotgun sequence includes:
- the LOC129954654 gene encoding all trans-polyprenyl-diphosphate synthase PDSS2-like, which translates to MLSRKLIPGACYFRFLVCNHETKCARTVASQVSIGASTSATWSASSKTHDWNRAVLDGEKLVGHPTTFFSLKCLLSEEFTSVAMNLRRLVGTDHPILKTAKRLVYHGRTNIQTRGLIVLLLSKAVGHTAACTDINSVNEVGVTARQQTLAEITEMIHTAHLIHRGILNISPTVVPDENSREDLQLGNKISILSGDYLLANACKGLANLRNCKVVDLISKAIADFMQAEFLGEHDRHGNPLPVKGMNLSTWEEKSVLSAGSLLGNSCKSTLELAGFDEELQSKAFEFGENLGLAWQVYSELLPFIDDMSYPAGSKFDLTSIPVIFHLEKNQVKIDSLRQEINEDVSNFDYKSLHKSIMADDSVQKSKDLLNHYSQQAENLLSLFGSSAATKALSNIICSIRG; encoded by the exons ATGCTCTCTCGAAAACTGATTCCCGGCGCTTGTTATTTCCGATTTTTGGTGTGTAATCACGAAACAAAATGCGCTAGAACTGTTGCATCTCAAGTATCTATAGGTGCATCAACTTCTGCAACATGGTCAGCATCGTCGAAAACTCACGATTGGAATCGAGCTGTATTGGATGGGGAGAAATTAGTTGGACATCCAACAACCTTTTTCAGCCTTAAGTGTCTCCTAAGTGAAGAGTTCACCAGCGTGGCCATGAATCTTCGAAGATTAGTGGGAACTGATCATCCAATTTTAAAAACTGCCaa GAGGCTAGTATATCATGGACGTACTAACATACAAACCAGAGGATTGATTGTTTTATTACTATCAAAGGCAGTTGGACACACAGCAGCATGCACAGatataaattctgtaaatgaAGTTGGAGTGACTGCACGACAACAGACTCTGGCTGAAATTACTGAAATGATCCATACAGCTCATTTGATCCATAGGGGTATTTTGAACATATCCCCCACTGTTGTTCCAGATGAAAATTCCAGAGAAGATCTCCAATTGGGAAACAAAATATCCATTCTCAGTGGAGATTATTTGTTGGCAAATGCTTGTAAAGGCTTGGCTAACTTGAGGAATTGTAAG GTTGTTGATCTCATATCCAAAGCAATTGCTGATTTTATGCAAGCAGAGTTTCTTGGAGAACATGATAGACATGGGAACCCATTGCCAGTCAAGGGAATGAATTTGTCAACCTGGGAAGAAAAGAGTGTGTTGAGTGCAGGAAGTCTTTTAGGCAACAGTTGTAAATCCACTCTTGAATTAGCAGGTTTTGATGAAGAGCTTCAGTCAAAAGCCTTTGAATTTGGAGAAAATCTTGGATTAGCTTGGCAG gTTTATTCAGAGCTACTGCCATTCATTGATGACATGAGTTATCCAGCTGGAAGTAAATTTGATTTAACATCTATTCCTGTTATATTCCATTTAGagaaaaatcaagttaaaattgACTCTCTCAGACAAGAAATTAATGAGgatgtgtcaaattttgactaTAAGAGT ttgCATAAATCGATTATGGCTGATGACAGTGTTCAGAAATCAAAAGATCTACTCAATCATTATTCTCAGCAAGCTGAAAACTTGTTGTCTTTGTTTGGATCATCAGCAGCCACAAAAGCTTTGTCCAATATTATCTGTTCCATAAGGGGATAA
- the LOC129959860 gene encoding uncharacterized protein LOC129959860: protein MEKLNLPEKYSYKIIEIDENRAIFCISDLVNKESAQEWIKEYEQRSETVWRVQRTHKSTGRLNVYKGDFRCQHNVQQVSKHVKESKNTGCPAVLKITIQRYFSLPKHKDPLPEVIEFPALCELLYLHNHLLDSAAVKKFRPLSNLTQKRLIELFELGHTAATARQMLQMELELQSNEDYVEACMDSSKLPSLSVVNHLLNNEFRKIYGSRRESDIDREVEKYISSYNQQPFCKAAFSKVKNSLAIAVVTPIMKRSIDLLSNVQEMIMLDASSHMDRLNHRVYFFISPGVAGGIPIGCIITNAEVN from the exons atggagaaattaaatcttccagagaaatacagttataaaataattgagattgatgagaatagagctattttttgcatttctgatcttgtaaataaagaatcaGCTCAG gaatggattaaagaatatgaacaaaGATCGGAAACAGTTTGGCGTGTTCAGAGAACACATAAATCAACTGGACGCCTTAATGTTTATAAAGGTGACTTTAGATGCCAGCACAATGTGCAACAg GTATCAAAACAtgtgaaagaaagtaaaaatactggaTGCCCTGCAgttcttaaaattactattcaaag GTATTTTTCACTGCCAAAACACAAAGATCCACTCCCAGAAGTTATAGAGTTTCCTGCATTATGTGAGCTTCTGTACTTGCATAATCATTTGCTTGACAGTGCTGCTGTTAAAAAGTTCAGGCCATTATCAAACCTAACGCAAAAGCGTCTGATAGAATTGTTTGAATTAGGACATACTGCAGCTACTGCAAGACAGATGTTGCAAATGGAATTAGAGCTTCAGAGTAATGAAGATTATGTAGAAGCATGCATGGACAGTTCTAAGCTACCTTCATTATCTGTCGTAAATCACttgttaaataatgaatttaggaAAATCTATGGATCTCGAAGAGAAAGTGATATTGACAgggaagttgaaaaatatatttcctcataCAATCAACAGCCATTCTGTAAAGCTGctttttcaaaagtaaagaaCAGTTTGGCGATTGCTGTAGTGACGCCGATAATGAAGCGAAGTATAGATTTACTTAGCAATGTTCAAGAAATGATAATGCTTGATGCATCTAGCCACATGGACAGACTAAATCatcgtgtttatttttttatttctccaggtGTAGCTGGTGGAATACCTATTGGCTGCATTATCACAAATGCAGAAGTTAACTAA